One genomic segment of Tursiops truncatus isolate mTurTru1 chromosome 4, mTurTru1.mat.Y, whole genome shotgun sequence includes these proteins:
- the ILDR1 gene encoding immunoglobulin-like domain-containing receptor 1, producing the protein MSPELPAPWLLLFTWLPAGCVSLLVTVQHTERYVTLFASVVLKCDYTTSAQLQDVVVTWRFKSFCKDPIFDYYSASYQAALSLGQDPSNDCNDSQREVRIVAQRRGQNEPVLGVDYRQRKITIQNRADLVINEVMWWDHGVYYCTIEAPGDTSGDPDKEVKLIVLHWLTVILIILGALLLLLLIGVCWCQCCPQYCCCYVRCPCCPDRCCCPEEAMAHQRNMKQAQALGPQMIEKPLYWGADRSSQFSSYPMNPLLQRDLSLRSSLPEMTTAHPPITNGVLEYLEKELRNLNPAQPLPADLQGRSGQPRSMLSSLGSEVVERRIIHLPPLVRDLPSLRGTSNSSHQQWLPPPPPGPWDLREGRRQHRYSDFQQEHRDREPQRWALEQRELGRLRSGRHRSSRQRGSPMPWSDRDSLSDGPSSSEARWPPNRPRLRSRFPERAHGPSPRGSAQRHQRRRHRSYSPPLPSGLSSWSSEEEEEEKERQPRNWGPRRRRRRRSRSPNWPEEKPPSYRSLDVTPGKDGRKKGSVERRSERESSHSGRSVVI; encoded by the exons ATGAGCCCCGAGCTGCCCGCACCTTGGCTGCTGCTCTTCACCTGGCTCCCAGCAG GGTGTGTGTCCTTGCTGGTGACAGTCCAGCACACGGAGCGCTATGTCACCCTGTTTGCCTCCGTCGTTCTCAAATGTGACTACACCACCTCTGCCCAGCTCCAGGATGTGGTGGTGACGTGGCGCTTCAAGTCCTTCTGCAAGGACCCCATCTTTGATTACTACTCTGCAT CATACCAGGCGGCTTTATCCCTGGGCCAGGACCCATCCAATGACTGCAATGACAGCCAGCGGGAGGTGCGCATCGTGGCCCAGAGGCGGGGGCAGAACGAGCCCGTGCTGGGGGTGGATTACCGGCAGCGCAAGATCACCATCCAGAACC GAGCAGATCTTGTGATTAATGAAGTGATGTGGTGGGACCATGGAGTGTATTATTGCACCATTGAGGCTCCAGGGGACACGTCAGGAGACCCAGATAAGGAAGTGAAGCTCATTGTCCTGC ACTGGCTCACAGTGATCTTGATCATCCTGGGGGCCCTCCTTCTGCTCCTGCTGATTGGAGTGTGCTGGTGCCAGTGCTGTCCTCAGTACTGCTGCTGCTACGTCCGCTGCCCCTGCTGTCCCGACCGCTGCTGCTGCCCCGAGGAAG CCATGGCCCACCAACGCAACATGAAGCAGGCTCAGGCCCTAGGCCCTCAGATGATCGAAAAACCCCTGTACTGGGGGGCGGACAGGAGCTCCCAGTTTTCATCTTATCCAATGAATCCACTGCTGCAGCGAG ATTTGTCCCTGCGATCCAGCCTCCCAGAGATGACCACCGCTCACCCTCCCATCACCAACGGTGTCCTAGAGTATTTGGAGAAAGAGCTGCGGAACCTcaacccagcccagcctctgcCGGCTGACCTCCAAGGCAGATCTGGCCAGCCCCGCAGCATGCTGTcctccctgggctctgaggtCGTGGAACGCAGAATCATCCACCTGCCCCCGCTGGTCAGAGACCTGCCGTCTCTGCGGGGGACCAGCAActcctcccaccagcagtggctccccccgcctccccccggACCCTGGGAtctgagggaggggagaaggcagcaCCGCTACTCTGATTTCCAGCAGGAGCACCGGGACCGGGAGCCTCAGCGCTGGGCGCTGGAGCAAAGGGAGCTGGGCCGACTGCGGAGCGGAAGGCACCGCAGCTCCAGGCAGCGCGGGTCACCCATGCCCTGGTCAGACAGGGACAGCCTCAGCGACGGCCCCTCGTCCAGCGAGGCCCGCTGGCCGCCCAACCGCCCCCGTCTCCGGAGCCGCTTCCCAGAGagagcccacgggcccagcccccGGGGCAGCGCTCAGAGACACCAGAGGCGCCGGCACCGCAGctactcccctcccctgccctccggCCTCAGTTCCTGGAGctccgaggaggaggaggaggagaaggagaggcagCCCCGGAATTgggggccccgccgccgccgccgccgccgctcgcgCTCCCCAAACTGGCCTGAGGAGAAGCCACCCAGTTACCGCTCGCTGGATGTCACCCCAGGCAAGGATGGCAGGAAAAAAGGGAGTGTGGAGAGGCGCTCG